In Stegostoma tigrinum isolate sSteTig4 chromosome 12, sSteTig4.hap1, whole genome shotgun sequence, the following proteins share a genomic window:
- the LOC125456859 gene encoding nectin-1-like isoform X2 yields MKLFIFGLLVTAVDGISLNVETEETVTASLGGNVTFSCALPFKDIVQVTWQKLHGQSEDNIATFSEKNGAHILESFGGRATFVQSKLQMSTLVVSGVMFEDEGCYHCVFTTFLDGNKIGKTCLIVHAKDVNVETQENITAVLGGNVTFSCTSYLKDILDVTWQKLNGQSEDNIATFSEKTGGSFSVSFSGRAAFKPSRVQVSTIVLSGVRLEDEGCYHCVFNTSRTGQNIGKTCLTVYAHTSPNNTQHHTWIVLVLVAILIVILMSSQQCYKKRCQLRNHQT; encoded by the exons ATGAAACTTTTTATCTTCGGGCTATTGGTCACTGCAGTAGACG GAATTTCTCTGAATGTGGAAACGGAGGAGACTGTTACAGCATCTTTAGGTGGAAACGTTACCTTCAGCTGCGCTTTACCTTTTAAAGACATTGTACAAGTCACTTGGCAAAAGTTACATGGTCAATCTGAGGATAATATTGCTACATTTAGTGAAAAAAATGGAGCCCATATTCTTGAGTCATTTGGTGGTAGAGCTACTTTCGTACAATCAAAGCTGCAAATGTCCACCCTTGTAGTATCTGGAGTAATGTTTGAAGATGAAGGATGTTATCATTGTGTTTTTACTACATTCCTAGATGGCAATAAGATTGGGAAGACCTGCCTGATTGTACATG CAAAGGATGTAAACGTGGAGACACAGGAGAATATCACAGCAGTTTTAGGTGGAAATGTAACCTTCAGCTGCACgtcttatttaaaagatattctaGACGTCACTTGGCAAAAGTTAAATGGTCAATCTGAGGATAATATTGCTACATTTAGTGAAAAAACCGGAGGCAGTTTTTCGGTGTCATTTAGTGGTAGAGCAGCTTTCAAACCGTCAAGGGTACAAGTATCTACTATTGTACTGTCTGGAGTAAGGCTTGAAGATGAAGGATGTTATCACTGTGTCTTTAATACATCGAGAACTGGCCAGAACATCGGGAAGACATGCCTCACCGTATATG CGCACACATCACCAAATAACACGCAGCACCATACTTGGATTGTTTTAGTACTGGTAGCAATTCTGATAGTTATACTAATGTCCAGCCAACAGTGCTACAAAAAGAGATGCCAGCTAAG
- the LOC125456859 gene encoding nectin-1-like isoform X1, which translates to MKLFIFGLLVTAVDGISLNVETEETVTASLGGNVTFSCALPFKDIVQVTWQKLHGQSEDNIATFSEKNGAHILESFGGRATFVQSKLQMSTLVVSGVMFEDEGCYHCVFTTFLDGNKIGKTCLIVHAKDVNVETQENITAVLGGNVTFSCTSYLKDILDVTWQKLNGQSEDNIATFSEKTGGSFSVSFSGRAAFKPSRVQVSTIVLSGVRLEDEGCYHCVFNTSRTGQNIGKTCLTVYAHTSPNNTQHHTWIVLVLVAILIVILMSSQQCYKKRCQLRCCQNC; encoded by the exons ATGAAACTTTTTATCTTCGGGCTATTGGTCACTGCAGTAGACG GAATTTCTCTGAATGTGGAAACGGAGGAGACTGTTACAGCATCTTTAGGTGGAAACGTTACCTTCAGCTGCGCTTTACCTTTTAAAGACATTGTACAAGTCACTTGGCAAAAGTTACATGGTCAATCTGAGGATAATATTGCTACATTTAGTGAAAAAAATGGAGCCCATATTCTTGAGTCATTTGGTGGTAGAGCTACTTTCGTACAATCAAAGCTGCAAATGTCCACCCTTGTAGTATCTGGAGTAATGTTTGAAGATGAAGGATGTTATCATTGTGTTTTTACTACATTCCTAGATGGCAATAAGATTGGGAAGACCTGCCTGATTGTACATG CAAAGGATGTAAACGTGGAGACACAGGAGAATATCACAGCAGTTTTAGGTGGAAATGTAACCTTCAGCTGCACgtcttatttaaaagatattctaGACGTCACTTGGCAAAAGTTAAATGGTCAATCTGAGGATAATATTGCTACATTTAGTGAAAAAACCGGAGGCAGTTTTTCGGTGTCATTTAGTGGTAGAGCAGCTTTCAAACCGTCAAGGGTACAAGTATCTACTATTGTACTGTCTGGAGTAAGGCTTGAAGATGAAGGATGTTATCACTGTGTCTTTAATACATCGAGAACTGGCCAGAACATCGGGAAGACATGCCTCACCGTATATG CGCACACATCACCAAATAACACGCAGCACCATACTTGGATTGTTTTAGTACTGGTAGCAATTCTGATAGTTATACTAATGTCCAGCCAACAGTGCTACAAAAAGAGATGCCAGCTAAG